Proteins co-encoded in one Echeneis naucrates chromosome 22, fEcheNa1.1, whole genome shotgun sequence genomic window:
- the slirp gene encoding SRA stem-loop-interacting RNA-binding protein, mitochondrial has protein sequence MAASSKKTFELFVSRIPWTVAGKETREYFAQFGTVRKCLLPFDKETGFHRGFCWIGFTTEEGLNNALQKDPHILEGAKLQVQRNRRAFSGQRSNTSTEHD, from the exons ATGGCGGCGTCCTCCAAGAAAACGTTCGAGCTTTTCGTGTCTAGAATACCATGGACTGTCGCAGGCA AGGAGACAAGGGAGTACTTTGCGCAGTTTGGCACAGTGAGGAAGTGTCTTCTGCCATTT GACAAAGAAACAGGCTTCCATCGAGGCTTCTGCTGGATTGGATTCACAACAGAGGAAGGCCTGAACAATGCACTTCAGAAAGACCCACACATACTGGAGGGAGCCAAG CTCCAGGTTCAAAGGAACAGACGTGCATTCTCAGGGCAGAGGTCAAACACATCTACTGAACATGACTGA
- the alkbh1 gene encoding nucleic acid dioxygenase ALKBH1 produces MAKMAASMVENGEDAFRKLFKFYKRRNPPPDFSDVLDFSKAVPSDKVAQAKLDFAAVSDVEAARVGLKPVRDWEVFGLQGYPGFIFISNPFLLGSQPFWVRQCLKTYPQRPNICNLDMHMSPSETEDIWGKSIHGLTSSPSEKRKPLTLLERLRWVTLGYHYNWDTKTYSANHHTPFPADLHLLSYQIAAACGFPGFKAEAAILNYYRSDSSLGIHVDNSELDHSLPLLSFSFGQSAIFLLGGTHRQDTPTAMYMHSGDIMVMSGQSRLLYHAVPRIIPVPKELITLDKYSGNVASTLQANTLMEQISKQDWTVCCRYIQSSRVNVTVRQVLGPGQCFPETPTPPKGTDFGETASYHEGPANRVSQKRKSPRCDSVDTVET; encoded by the exons ATGGCCAAGATGGCAGCCTCCATGGTGGAGAATGGAGAAGACGCCtttagaaaattatttaaattttataagAGACGGAACCCTCCGCCAGATTTCAGTGATGTCCTTGACTTCTCTAAAGCTGTACCAAGTGATAAG GTAGCTCAGGCGAAATTGGACTTTGCGGCAGTAAGTGACGTCGAGGCTGCCAGGGTTGGATTAAAGCCTGTCAGAGACTGGGAAGTGTTTGGTCTACAGGGCTACCCAG GGTTCATCTTTATCAGCAACCCATTCCTGCTGGGCTCCCAACCATTCTGGGTCAGACAGTGCCTGAAGACATATCCTCAGAGGCCCAACATCTGTAACCTGGACATGCACATGTCTCCTTCTGAAACAGAGGACATTTGGGGGAAGAGCATACATGGCCTCAC CTCTTCTCCCTCTGAAAAGAGAAAACCATTGACTCTCCTAGAAAGGCTGCGATGGGTCACTCTGGGATATCACTACAACTGGGATACCAAG ACTTACTCTGCAAACCACCACACTCCTTTCCCAGCTGACCTCCACTTGCTGTCCTACCAAATAGCAGCTGCCTGTGGATTCCCAGGATTCAAAGCAGAGGCTGCAATCCTCAACTACTACCGATCAGATTCCTCTCTTGGAATCCATGTGGACAACTCAGAACTCGATCACAGTTTGCCACTGCTGTCATTCAG TTTTGGACAGTCAGCTATCTTCCTCCTtggaggcacacacagacaggacacCCCCACTGCTATGTATATGCACAGTGGCGATATAATGGTGATGTCAGGACAGAGCCGTCTGCTTTACCATGCTGTCCCACGCATCATCCCAGTGCCCAAGGAACTTATCACTTTAGATAAGTACAGCGGCAACGTGGCCTCAACCCTGCAGGCCAACACTCTAATGGAGCAGATATCAAAGCAAGACTGGACAGTATGCTGCAGGTACATCCAGAGCTCCAGAGTGAATGTGACTGTCAGACAGGTGCTGGGGCCTGGTCAGTGCTTTCCAGAAACACCCACTCCACCCAAAGGGACCGATTTTGGGGAGACAGCCAGTTACCATGAAGGGCCAGCAAACAGAGTGAGTCAGAAGAGGAAGAGTCCTCGGTGTGACTCTGTTGATACTGTAGAAACATGA